One segment of Plasmodium gaboni strain SY75 chromosome 3, whole genome shotgun sequence DNA contains the following:
- a CDS encoding hypothetical protein (conserved Plasmodium protein, unknown function), which produces NNKHINHLNKENTNDINNKHINNLNKEHIDDEEKNDLNNVEDEKNNSHKKLTSENESPIDLHTDNNKTNKDINTTDDNNTNKQPPFEENNFFDNNFSDFQKAQENSDKQKNNISLNSIYNDIKNYEQEFLNNLKNDQQVQEINLLNKDNTNLLEQINFNNIESISNFLNNYKNNSSENHLLNSCMNENIQSFIEEEKKYNKKNKINKNYINQSMFLNSLHPNFSQKICKSIFKEYSKQGPSHESGDNPRK; this is translated from the exons aataataaacatataaatcatttaaataaagaaaatacaaacgatataaataataaacatataaataatttaaataaagaacatatagatgatgaagaaaaaaatgacCTAAATAATGTTGAGGatgaaaagaataatagtcataaaaaattaacaaGTGAAAACGAATCCCCAATTGATTTACATAcagataataataaaacaaacAAAGACATAAATACAActgatgataataatacaaataaacAACCCCCttttgaagaaaataatttctttgataataatttttcagATTTTCAAAAGGCTCAAGAAAATTCTgacaaacaaaaaaataatatttcactcaattctatatataatgatataaaaaactATGAACAagaatttttaaataatttaaaaaatgatcAACAAGTACaagaaataaatttattaaataagGATAACACAAATTTATTAgaacaaataaattttaataacaTAGAATCTATTTCAaactttttaaataattataaaaataattcttctGAAAATCATTTATTGAATTCTTGTatgaatgaaaatataCAGTCATTTatagaagaagaaaaaaaatataacaaaaaaaataaaattaataaaaattatattaatcAGTCTATGTTCTTGAATTCGTTACATCCAAATTTTAGtcaaaaaatatgtaagtcaatat tTAAAGAATATTCTAAACAAGGACCAAGTCACGAATCAGGTGATAATCCAAGAAAGTAG
- a CDS encoding putative ubiquitin-protein ligase translates to MKNFMWHFVIIAFIVINKKIKCYNIILNNTKFLTSQTKEIDDEQILSKVERLEQDEKKNKKYKQGERIKEENKNTNPLELVKNFFFKNTIEEKNKLYLKDAISDINLDSFTYLHNKNGDDSLNDNINDHKYYNNRKQNDNDDNKRDYNDDNKRDYNDDNKRDYNDNNKRDYNDNNNKRDYNDNNKRDYNNNKRDYNNNNNNRDYNNDKNDYNKHYTNYNNSEYNNEENYNDYNNEENYNDYNNEEYYNNNNNNKIEYENEKQYENKKEVDRKKMFKLAIELKNGSKKKKKNINKCIEIFQNLITDKNDKITRSSCYELGKIYFFGYKNYFFSYKRNINLSLYYLEKAAMMKNPAALHFLSFIYFFDFHKIEQNNKSNQKKNIQNVHNLQQNENFIKKSIEYEMIAASLNYIPSILTLAYKFLYGINMKQNCYKSKKLYKTVAENVMNSDYINIPLSELDLLNGENLNIHNEINNMKNNEEEILEFLNEQIKGGDVMAMYDLGKKYKEEKNFKQAFKYINEASKKNNLLALKELGIIYLYGYGVQKDINKSIENFSKAAEAGDVESKCYLGYIYYFIDGYKDLELSLKYLIEAASHDYGEAFFFLAEIILDISMRKQYISDYVYEVVFKLYEHSADLGYVQAYFREAQLYEIGKGVKQSCLNATLSYKFIAESTLWINNIRQGMDYYLDKDYLKAFYTYALASYEGYEIAQNNLIYIYRTNKLNNIINPRKIMLVLNLLYKQGNYKALYEMGEIYKEQNKEELSVSYYKLGLKKGDLRNLLPLSMYYEKHKDHDRALKYINYFIKQRNREKEISNTKLEKIKNVLDSTLLYFRKYKLFFKNLYNFKQKNKVQ, encoded by the exons atgaaaaattttatgtggcattttgttataattgcttttattgttataaataagaaaataaaatgttaCAATATAATCTTGAATAATACGAAGTTTCTGACAAGCCAAACTAAAGAAATAGATGATGAACAGATTCTTTCAAAGGTAGAAAGATTGGAAcaagatgaaaaaaaaaacaaaaaatataaacagGGAGAAAGAattaaagaagaaaataaaaatacgAATCCATTAGAACTGGttaagaattttttttttaaaaatacaattgaagaaaaaaataagttatatttaaaagatgCTATAAGTGATATTAATTTAGATAGTTTTACATATcttcataataaaaatggaGACGATTcattaaatgataatataaatgatcataaatattataataatagaaaaCAAAAcgataatgatgataataaaagagattataatgatgataataaaagagattataatgatgataataaaagagattataatgataataataaaagagattataatgataataataataaaagagattataatgataataataaaagagattataataataataaaagagattataataataataataataatagagattataataatgataagaatgattataataaacattacacaaattataataacagtgaatataataatgaggagaattataatgattataacaatgaagaaaattataatgattataacaatgaagaatattataataataataataataataaaatagaatatgaaaatgaaaaacaatatgagaataaaaaagaagTAGATAGAAAGAAAATGTTCAAACTTGCCATCGAATTAAAAAATGGctccaaaaaaaaaaaaaaaaatattaataaatgtatagaaatttttcaaaatttaATAACTGACAAGaatgataaaataacaCGTTCTTCTTGTTATGAATtaggaaaaatatatttttttggatataaaaattatttcttttcatataaaagaaatataaacTTAAGTTTGTATTATCTAGAAAAAGCTGCTATGATGAAAAATCCAGCAGCTTTACACTTTTTAagttttatttatttttttgattttcataaaatagaacaaaataataaaagtaaccaaaaaaaaaatattcaaaatgTGCATAATTTAcaacaaaatgaaaattttattaaaaaatcCATCGAATATGAAATGATCGCAGCGTCACTCAATTACATCCCTTCCATTTTAACACTCGCATATAAATTCTTATATGGTATTAATATGAAACAAAACTGCTACAAATCtaagaaattatataaaactGTTGCTGAAAATGTTATGAACTCGgattatattaatatcCCACTTTCAGAACTAGATTTACTAAACGGagaaaatttaaatatacataatgaaattaacaacatgaaaaataatgaagaagaaattCTTGAATTCTTAAATGAACAAATTAAAGGAGGTGATGTAATGGCCATGTATGACCttggaaaaaaatataaagaagaaaaaaactTTAAACAAGctttcaaatatattaatgaagcttcgaaaaaaaataatctACTAGCCCTAAAAGAATTGggaattatttatttgtatgGCTATGGAGTTCAGAAGGACATAAACAAAAGTATAGAAAACTTTTCAAAG GCTGCGGAAGCTGGTGATGTCGAATCCAAATGTTATTTAGGgtacatttattatttcatcGATGGGTATAAAGATTTAGAGTTGTCATTAAAATACTTGATTGAAGCAGCTAGCCACGATTATGGAGAagctttttttttcttggCAGAAATTATTTTGGACATATCAATGAGAAAGCAATACATATCTGATTATGTGTATGAAGTGgtatttaaattatatgagCATTCTGCTGATTTGGGTTATGTTCAGGCATATTTCAGAGAAGCTCAATTGTATGAAATTGGGAAGGGTGTTAAGCAGTCTTGTTTGAATGCAACATTgtcatataaatttatagCTGAAAGTACTTTATGGATAAATAACATAAGACAAG GCATGGATTATTATCTTGATAAGGATTACTTGAAAGCGTTTTATACATATGCTTTGGCATCATATGAGGGATATGAAATTGCTCagaataatttaatatatatttataggACAAACAAATTGAATAACATTATAAATCCAAGGAAAATTATGTTGgtattaaatttattatataagCAAGGAAATTATAAGGCTTTATATGAAATGGGagaaatatataaggaACAAAATAAAGAGGAATTGTCTGTATCATATTATAAGTTAGGTTTAAAAAAAGGTGATTTGAGAAACTTATTACCCTTATCAATGTATTATGAAAAGCATAAGGACCATGATAG gGCCTTGAAATATATCAACTACTTCATAAAACAAAGAAATAGAGAGAAAGAAATTAGCAACACAAAACTggagaaaataaaaaatgttctTGATAGCACGTTGTTATATTTTcgtaaatataaattattttttaaaaacttgtataattttaaacaaaaaaataaagtgCAATGA
- a CDS encoding hypothetical protein (conserved Plasmodium protein, unknown function) has translation MFRSKAHFLMLANLKYLELQDLLLKRFQVFKNEEIRILKKENMKCILYEWAKFLIQENYNTNITYIPQEVLHNKKVQDILKNDIDCEWLVNKIHISKDENININSSNNIEELKKKKDALHYDEYPNLFYYEYPQFPYNYYDKKKMSNFYSLIKFPYKDILNISKNIKNISNEEEQKTINNQTNNNVSNIEENKINKDIVHINNNNVNYTDHSYVYAPCEMETSKENYNQTEID, from the coding sequence atgTTTCGGTCAAAGGCTCATTTTTTGATGCTAGCCAATTTAAAGTATTTGGAGTTACAAGATTTGTTGTTGAAAAGGTTTCAagtatttaaaaatgaagaaataagaatattaaAGAAAGAGAACATGaaatgtattttatatgaatgGGCCAAGTTTTTAATTcaagaaaattataatacaaatataacATACATACCACAAGAAGtattacataataaaaaagttcaagatattttaaaaaatgatatagATTGTGAATGGCTAGTTAataaaattcatatatcaaaagatgaaaatataaatattaattcttctaataatattgaagaattgaaaaaaaaaaaagatgcTCTACATTATGATGAATATCcaaatttattttattatgaatatcCACAATTTccatataattattatgataaaaaaaaaatgtcTAATTTTTATTCTCTTATCAAATTTCCatataaagatattttaaacatttcaaaaaatataaaaaatatttcaaatgaggaagaacaaaaaacaataaataatCAAACCAACAATAATGTATCTAatatagaagaaaataaaataaataaagatattgtacatatcaataataataatgttaatTACACAGATCATAGTTATGTGTATGCTCCATGTGAAATGGAAACATCAAAGGAAAATTATAATCAAACAGAAATAGATTGA